Genomic DNA from Triticum dicoccoides isolate Atlit2015 ecotype Zavitan chromosome 4B, WEW_v2.0, whole genome shotgun sequence:
AGTTTATCGTGAGGGCCGTAGCCATTGCAAAATTTTGGAGAATGTGTTTTAGCTACATGGCGGCGTCATTGGATGCCTTGGCGATTATGAGGGTGTCATCGGCATATTGTAGAACGGTCGGTGGCAGGTGTGTGAACATGGGGCGTGTTAGGTGCCGAAcattcataatatgaaatcaatatcagtAGATGTGTCATGGcttaaattttcatattgtataactttagcatggtatatgttgatattttttatataattatggtcaaactttatgaagtttgacttcagacgaTTCTTCTATGCAGAGTAAAAAtgaccagagggagtacatatgGATGTACACTACTCTGTAAAGTTTCATGGTGAAATACTTTTTTATGCTAGCACATGTACTTTTTTCACTATGAAAGTGTACATGATTTTCTCATTTTGTACAGctcacatcaaaatgtatttcgtCATGAAATTTCACACATCTAGTAGCNNNNNNNNNNNNNNNNNNNNNNNNNNNNNNNNNNNNNNNNNNNNNNNNNNNNNNNNNNNNNNNNNNNNNNNNNNNNNNNNNNNNNNNNNNNNNNNNNNNNNNNNNNNNNNNNNNNNNNNNNNNNNNNNNNNNNNNNNNNNNNNNNNNNNNNNNNNNNNNNNNNNNNNNNNNNNNNNNNNNNNNNNNNNNNNNCTATGGAGCCCGAGAGCAAAAAATCTACAGGCAAAAAAAGTTTCCATTGCACTACTCTGTAAAGTTTAATGGCGAATACCTTTTTATGCTAGCACATGTACTTTTCACTATGAAAGTGTACATGATTTTCTCTTTTTGTACAGctcacatcaaaatgtatttcatTCGTGAAATTTCACACACATCTAGTAGGGCCCCCCATCTGGTATGCATCTCTAAACACTTCTGCATTTATGTTAGTTTTTTAAAAAACTTAAAAAGTTGTTTTTTGAAAAATTCATGCTCTATGGAGCCCGAGAGCAAAAAATTTACAGGCAAAAAAAGTTTCCATTGCCGGGATTTGAACCCGGGTCGCCTGGGTGAAAGCCAGATATCCTAACCGGGCTGGACGACAATGGATTTGTGAAAGAAAATATTTCCTCGCTCTTTTATCTAGAAATTTCAGGAGCAACGCAACCAAGCCTATTCCCACGGTCTTGGCGGCCGCCACGCCATTTGCTCGTCTCCCAACTTCCGTGGTTGTGCTGCTGAATCAGCCCCAAAGGGAACCGCCTCCAAACTCCTTGCCCACGGCCCGCCGGCTGGCACTGACCTCCCCCGCCGCCCGCGACTGGAGCGCTGCGGGCATCCGGTCCGTCGATGGCGTGCTGCTGCTTCCGCGCCGCCGCGGTGCCGCGCCTCCTCTTCCGCGCCGCCGCGCGGCCCCTCCAGTTGCCGCTCGCCGTCTCCCGTAAGGTACGTGTTCTGCGCCCCCTTCTCTGCTACCCGACGCCCTCCTCCTCTCACGGTTCGACAGATTGGGGCCGGAGAAGGCCCGTAGAGCGAAAAAGTAGGGGATGCCACATTAACTAGCCCTAGTAAAATCGGCGAAGCTTCGGCGACCATTTCATTGCTACCTGCACCGCATTGCCTCTGTATAAAGTTTCGTCTTGTTCAGCCGAGCACCTTCGCGTAGTTGCGTTGCAAGTTGGATCGCTCAACCCTTTTtcgactcaaaatgatagtggttCATCTGGTTCATAACCTTAATGTTTTCTAATGCGAAATACCGATTAATTACTGCTCTTATTTTCTTCGACACATTAGGGTTTCTCGGGGCAGTCAGTCTTGCCAGTCACTGATTCAGTCGAGAGTTTTCAAGGACCGTCAGTGGATCATGCCCCACGGATTCCGTTGTATGACGACAGCTTGCCCTCAGGCGTGTCGACCATATTAACGAATCCTGGCGAGAATGTTGCTCCCGCTGATCCTTCAAAGAGTAGAATCATGCTTGTTGATGGAACCTCAGTGATGTACAGATCCTACTACAAGATATTAGGTCAGTGTTTTCCTCGTGCACTCATTATTGGTACATCTTGTCTGTTTGCTTTGCCTTTTTTCTAGTTGTTACGGTAAGTTTATGTCTAGAAACGGAATGTCTTGACAGTCACCTCTTTGTGATCCTCAAGACATTTCGTTTCATATGCTTGGTAAGTTGTCTTGGAACATGTATTTAAGTCAGCACTTGTTCTGGTAAAGCAAATGTTGGAACTCAACTTAGACATGGAATTGTTGGACTTAGGTCTACTTTAATATGATAATTGAAGTATAGCAGAATTCTGTCGTTATCCTAGACACTGGCAAAAGAAATAATGAAATATTACATGCTTCCACACATGCAATCTCGAGTCCATAACAACATGACATGAGACAGTTTTTCAATTTCATTACCCACCCTATGTGCATTGTTTTCAGAGACTGATGGTTTAGCTGTCCAGCTGCTGTATTGTTTATCCTGTAATGCGCAACCTTCTAATCCGTCTATCTGGTTGAACTGTGTGCTATGCTTGGACAGAAACTCCTAACCAATGTCCGTAGTACAGATTTAGAGACCAATTGTATACAAAACTACTGAGTAGTCCGATCAATCTGTAAAATTTGTTCTTAAATATTTAAGTTTGTCATACATTAAACCTGTTTGAGAAATTTACTCTTTCCTATTGCTCGTTTCCAGTGTTGTAATCTACATCTCATCTATTCTTTTTCCATGGATGTAGCACAGCTGCAACATGGTCAGTTGGAACATGCTGATGGCAATGGGGATTGGGTTTTAACTATATTCAAAGCTCTGTCACTGGTGAGTAGGACTTAGTTGTAGCTTTGAAATGACATCCTCAATGTTAATAAACTCAAATTTGTATATAATGGGTGTTGCAGTTATGGGTTGCGTCATGTAGAGTTTGTGTGAAACACAATCTGCCAGGACAATTCTGTTTCTTCATTTGTATTTTTATTCATGTAGTGAATACGGTCCATGATTGTATTTTTCTCTCTTTATAAACAATTTTCTCACCATCCACTGGGCACTACTAATCCAACAAGTAGGAACCAGGGAGAACTGAAAAATATGGAAGATGAGGGAAGTTGAGAAACTTTTTGGAGTTTAAGATATGTTTTTGGTCAATGGCACATTGTACTGGATGGTCAGTGCAATATTTGTTCCACCATGCTTGTCTTCATATGACGTTTAGTTAATGAACTATAGTGACAGATAATAGGATGTTTTTCTTATCAAGTTTTTTCCAGTAGGCATCTTTGACTATTAAGGCGGATCTTATAGGGATGAGTTTTGGGAAAAGACAATATTCTGTACATATCTGCCTATTTCAGAGTTGTGATGTTTATTAACCACAAAAGTTTATCCTCGGTTGGTATTAGTCCCTTCTGGGTCCATAGAGAATGTGTCAATATGTTGTTTACTGTGGCTTtgaagaaaatataaactactctcgcTGTTCAATCATTAATGATGGATTAACCTTTTGCCTCCATGCCTTTTCATGTACCAAACTTTATATTGACATTGTAGAACTGTTTCCTTTGTAATAGTTGCCTAACTAATAAAGTTTATGATCCTTTATTGTGATTTGTAATCTGTCGAGTTTTCTCTGCAGCTTCTTGACATGTTGGAGTTCCTTCCGTCTCATGTTGCGGTATGCCATTTTGTTCTTGCATGCATTCTACTGGCAGTGcttatttatttttgcattttcaCTGAAAAACTACATTTTGGTTATCTATATGCATgagctttgttcattggtaactgctTATCAATTTAAGTGCGCATGTTTAGTCTAACATACTTAGTCTAATCCTCAATGGAATAAAAAATTTAGGGGCCAACTGTAGATAACCTGCACATTTGTAATATACTTATTATTTCAACATTTTGCCTTTAATGATCATTTGGCACTTTCCAAACTAAGCTGTAAATGCTGAGCTGTGATACATCATTACAGAAACTACAATGTGTTTTCTTTActtcttttatttgttttcctCTTAGCCTTCTGACCACTTACGTTGCTTTAAACTTATTTGCAGATGGTGTTTGACCATGACGGTGAGCTCTGTGCCTGTCTCCGTCGGAGAATTCCCCTAACTCATTCTTTTTAATCTTTACTCTTGGAAAAATTCCTTTAATCAAATCCTTGCTATCATTCTTGATGCACATCCACTTCATATAATGTTAATTTGCATAGTTTCCAACACAAAATATTAACTCCAATTCTGTTTTCTTTAAGCATTTGTCTTAAATTACTATTTGTATTGAACATCTTTTCTATTTATATTTGGACATGTAACGTCCTCTCCAAGTTCACCTTTCCTGGCATGTAGAGTTCTCCCCTAGTTGATCGTTCCTGCTCATGATTTAACAACTCTTCTCTGGTTTATTCTTTTAGTTGTCGAACCAAACAAAGTGGTGTTTTCCTCACTTCCTTTTGACATCTGCGATCCATCTTGTTCTGTTGAAATGTATTATGATTTATGAATTACNNNNNNNNNNNNNNNNNNNNNNNNNNNNNNNNNNNNNNNNNNNNNNNNNNNNNNNNNNNNNNNNNNNNNNNNNNNNNNNNNNNNNNNNNNNNNNNNNNNNNNNNNNNNNNNNNNNNNNNNNNNNNNNNNNNNNNNNNNNNNNNNNNNNNNNNNNNNNNNNNNNNNNNNNNNNNNNNNNNNNNNNNNNNNNNNNNNNNNNNNNNNNNctctgcatattaggtttgtctgaagtcaaactcttCAAAGTTTGACCAAGTCTATATAAAATATTATTAACAATCACATACTTACTTACTTACGAAGCCTttgatcccaaacaagttggggtaggctagatatgaaaccctttcacgaggacttcccaggaggtcacccatcctagtactactctcgcgcaaatgggtttcatacccaaaagactggctagtttttacgttggctcgccaagcctatcacaacccttagatatgaaactcTTTCACAAGGACTTCccaagaggtcacccatcctagtactactctcgctcaaatcggtttcatacctatgggactggctagtttttacgttggctcgccaagcctatcacaaccctcctcctttacccgggcttgggaccggctatgcctagaagacataggcggagttaTTATTAACAATCACATAACAACACAAATATCATTAGATCcattttggaatatattttcatattatatttattaggtaTTATAGATGTtattattttttaatataaatttggtcaagctTAGCAAattttgacttcagacaaatctaaaacacagagtaaaaaggaccggagggagtactagtttgtGAAAAGAACCCCAATACCCTTGCTATGCGAATTCAGAGTAACACATCTCATTACAGTTCTTAGTTATAAAAAGGTGGCCAAACTTTTCTTTTCAGGAGTCCCATATGGTCATTATACGGCCATGCCATCCaaagaatgtcacatggcaaaaggtAAGAGTAAGATAAACTCAAGTAACTTAATGGGGATCATGGGAGATGGTAATCTGAGGCTTCCTCATCTTGGTGCATCTCACTTTCTAGGCAGATCCAAATTTTTTTTCCTCAAAAGATGGCCTGGATCAAAACAGGCGTAAAACAATAAGAGTGATAAAATATGATTTGTAGAATACAATGTTTAAGGCTTCATCTCACAAATGCTAGTTTTTTCATTCTATAAGGAAGTGTTCTTGTTCTCTTTCAAATCCTCCTTTCTTTGCCCCGTTGGATTGAAAGAATCTTGTGGGATATCCATAGGAAGCACCATTTTGTTTGAAGGAATGAGCCCTCCAAAATTACTATGGATTTGCTTTCCTACACTCCAATTctatatgatactccctccgtccggaaatacttgtcatcaaaatgaataaaaggggatgtatctagatgtattttagttctagatacatctccttttatccattttcgtgacaagtattttcggacggagggagtagctaacaAGCGGTGACCCTCTTGGAAAATttcctttgtgtctatgacatgcacCCAGTGTCTTCAGAATTGCAGTGCTTTTCTTGTGGTGCCACCAAACAACTATTATTAATTGCTGTGTTCCCaatctttgtactccctccgtccgcaaatacttgttggagaaatgaataaaaatggatgtatctagaactaaaatacgtctagatacatccatttctccgacaagtatttctggacggagggagtaggatccAACATGACATGAAATTCTATTCCTGTATTTTTCTTATTCATGCACTTTACAAATCCTGCACATTTGTCCGAGGAGTCCAGTACGCATGACAGAACCTCATTTCTATGCTTCATGTGGTGTGTACATTTGGAAACTCTGGCTCATTTGTATTTGCTGCGGTCCTTCTGAAATCTGGACATGTGTTGTTTATTCTAGTCTTCTGGGCTGAAACAATTCAACTCTAGTCCATTTTTTCCCATTTTGCCCTCTTCTCTACTGATATATAGGTCTGCATTTATTAAAATAACACTAACTGAATTTAGGTTTGCGACATTTTTTGTTGTTGTTCTTAACAGTTATCTCCAATATTTTCTACTGATTTAGATCTATAGAAACATGATACTGTCTTTCTTGTGTTCTCCTAGGAATGACTTTTCGACATATGTTATATCCTGCTTATAAGAGCAATCGCACCTCAACACCAGACACCATTGTTCAGGGCATGCAATACTTGAAGGCATCTATCAAAGCAATGTCAATTAAAGTAATCGAGGTAAAAAGTAGCAGTTATATATTTGGTTTGAAGATGTTATTTGTTATCTTTTGATATCTGGGATTGTCAAAATTATCAATGTAGGTTCCAGGTGTCGAAGCTGATGATGCTATTGGTACACTAGCTGTCAACAGTGTGTCTGCAGGCTACAAGGTAAAAAATACTTCGTCATGAATCATTCCTCTAATACCTTGTTTTGTCATATGCACTGGATTCTTTTTTGGAACGTTGACTGGATTTCCGGTAACAATGGAATAATAAACAATTGTTCCTACCActtttacttggaaagtgatgcaaCTAGACAATGGCTGGAGTTAAGGGCAATCTCAGCATTTCTTGGCTTTTGTACCAACAGTGCAAGAAGTGAAATTAGCTGATATAAATTTGATATTGCTAAAGTCTGATGGATCCGATATCTTCTTGTGTACTCTGGTTGTTATCTATTGCTAACGTCTTTCTTTTTCAATATGCCTGGCCTCTTTTGAAGGTCCGTGTTGTCTCCCCTGATAAAGATTTCTTCCAAATTTTATCACCTTCTCTACGTTTGCTGAGGATTTCTCCACGTGGTTCTGGGTCAGTGTGATTGTTTTTTACCTTCTGAAAGTGTCGCTGGAAATGTCTAAATAGTTCATTTTCATGATTTTAACATACTGGAGGTTTCATTTTTTCTGAACAAACAGGATGGTTTCATTTGGAGTCGAAGATTTCGTGAAGAGATATGGAGCATTAAAGCCATCACAGTTTGTTGATGTTGTTGCACTTTCAGGCGACAAAGCTGATAATATACCAGGTATTGTTTCTGTTGCTGTTGTATCTTGTACCATTTTAGTTAGGGGTCAACAAAACTTGTTTCTGGTGGGTTGGCATAACAAGCCGGCCCAACTGTATATGAAAGCATGGATCTCTTTCTACCTTACAAACGCATCAAAAACTTGAGTACGGAGAGAAAAAAACAGGCAGAAACTTCCTAATTTAGGCAGTTGGTTAAGTGTGTTGCATGCGTTAGACGGTTTCTGGAATGTTTGGCCTGTGGGTGAGGTGGCTGCTTTTGGTAGCCAAGTTAGCCTGAGACATGTCGTTGTGATGTTGTCACCCTTCTCCTTGCAACCAAAGAAAGCAAGAAGTGCGCCCTACATTGGAGTCCATGGCTGCGACGATGCTCCACAAGCCGCCTGAGCAAACTGCCTCCAGTCCGCTCTGCCTCTACCTTGCAGCTGCACCATTTGTCTCCAAACTCTTTCCGCTTCTCATGGCCCCAAAACTGGCTCGCCGCTTTGTGCCCCCAAGTATACAACTGCAGTGGGCTCTCCGCTCTTCTTTTCTATCCAGTGCTTTCAAGCCTTGCAAACTCTACACCGATAAGATGTACTGCAATTTGATTGCACTTCTACAGCAAACACATTTATGAACCCACTGTATGTGTAATGAACCCTAGTAAGTTTNNNNNNNNNNNNNNNNNNNNNNNNNNNNNNNNNNNNNNNNNNNNNNNNNNNNNNNNNNNNNNNNNNNNNNNNNNNNNNNNNNNNNNNNNNNNNNNNNNNNNNNNNNNNNNNNNNNNNNNNNNNNNNNNNNNNNNNNNNNNNNNNNNNNNNNNNNNNNNNNNNNNNNNNNNNNNNNNNNNNNNNNNNNNNNNNNNNNNNNNNNNNNNNNNNNNNNNNNNNNNNNNNNNNNNNNNNNNNNNNNNNNNNNNNNNNNNNNNNNNNNNNNNNNNNNNNNNNNNNNNNNNNNNNNNNNNNNNNNNNNNNNNNNNNNNNNNNNNNNNNNNNNNNNNNNNNNNNNNNATGCAATTTAAATTCATAACCTATCTTTCATTGCGGGGACCTGCTGACTGTGACATTTGACTGGTCATTTTGTTTTTCAGGAGTTGAAGGAATTGGAGATGTTAATGCAGTAAAACTAATAACTAAGTTTGGTATGTTTATTTTTTATCGAACTATTTTTGTTCCTGAGTGCTTATtagatactccctctgtatcaaaatataagacgtttttttgacAATATtacagtgtcaaaaaacgtcttttattttgatacagagggagtatGTATCAAACAATCGATCACTTGAGGACGGCAGCCTATAGGATATTGCTTTAATGTTTGTTTTAGTTTATTGACTGATCGAGCTAGGTACACAACCTGAAAGGAGGTTTTGTACACATACAGAGTTAAAGATGACTGATGTTTCATTACTAATTCACCAGTGTTGTTGTTACAATATATTTGATGTTTTGAGTTTTTGAAAGTATGGAATGGCATTATCAGAAACCTTGATTGAAAATTGTCTTTTCATTGGAATTTGAATAGGTTCGTTGGAGAACTTATTGAGATCAGTGGATGAAGTCGAGGACCAGCGAATCAAACAGGTAAAAGCAGACCGTTCTCAAAATTTGCAGACTGCAACAATGCAAAAATGGCATCTGAACTTTTAAATATGTTACCATCTTCTTGATTATTGATTGCATTTTCTCCGGAAAGCATGTCAACTTATGGTCTCCCAAATGCCGAGTAATTTATTCCAGTAGAGTTCTTCCCTACTGTTCTCGTAAGGAAAAGGTTAAGAAGTTGTGCTGACTGTGGTCCTTTACAGGCTTTGATCTCTCAATCAGAACAGGCATTACTCTGCAAAAGCCTGGTAATTTTTCTTCCTAACCGTCTTCTTTCATGAATACTGAATTCCGCCATCTTTTGTATATTAGCCTGCTAAGAGATGAGATCATCCCTCAACTGAACTCTTTTGATCGAGGTTACTCTTGTTGTAGGCCATATTACGTTGTGACCTTCCATCGTACATGGTTCCTTTTAAGACCCCTGACCTCGTATTCCAGAAGCCAAAGGCGAGTCAAGCCATAGGCATCATATATCGTTAATACCACTAGATTCTGTTCATTTTGTGCTTCCTGCTTACGCTGCTATCCTGCTTTCCAGGATGATGGAGCCAAATTCATAAATCTGTTGCGAGCTTTGGAAGCGTATGCAGAAGGATCGTCGGCAGACCAAATCATCAGAAGAGCTTTGCATCTCTGGAACAAACTTGAATCATGATGATGCCAGAATTTTTCAGTAGTGACCCAGAAGAATGTCCGCATAATTGCGCGATAAGATAGGTTACCAAAACAGCACGATCGTCTAGCTCCTGCATAGGGAGCACTCAGCCATACCCAAGAAGAGAAAACGTCTTGCTGCTGGCTGCCACATTTTGCGTTTTGCTGAAGCGCGCAAGGAAAATTGGACGGTGGTTGCTTAGACAAATTGTTCATACACTAATCATAGGTAGTAGCTTGAGCTTTGTAGATAAAGCACAGCATGGGTATTTTTTGTACTTCTAACTAAGGTAGAGAGATGCAAGGTGGCTGATTAGTTCGTCGATCGATCAAGTGCAAGTTTGGCCATTTTTCTTTGTTCTCAACCAGTTTCTTATGCACAAAGAGTAACGGCTGCGTTCCAAAAGTCATGCGACTTCCATTCAGAAAATGATATCTATGCTGTCATCTACTTTCGGCCACCATTGCCAGGCCCAGCAAAGCACCAAACAAGACAAGCAGCAGCACGCCGGCGTCACCTTTCGGCGATGCTGCTGTTCCCGGGACGTAGCACGAGCTGCTCTGCTGCTGCACCTGCTGCGTGTTCCCCGGCACGGTGCTCGTCGTCACACAGTACCCTGCCGGCGTCGCCCCCCTCCCGGCCTGCGGCGCAGCCTGCAAAATAGTAGAAGAGCGTCAGCGCCGTCCATTCCATTGAACAAAAGCCGCAGGCTAGGCCGAGGCGAGCACCTGCGCCGGAGTTGCGGTGACGCCGATCTGGCCGGACGTGCTGGGGCTGGCGCTGCCTTTGGCGAGACCGATGTCGTAGTTGGCCGTGAGGTCGGCCTGGTACAGCCCGAACGATCGCTCCGACACGGGCCCGGGCTTGAGGTCCTCGTCGTAGAGCGCGAAGAGGTACGTGTCCACCGACCTGCCGGGCGTCCGCGGCGTGCCCACCTGCGACCTGAGGTGCGCCACGAGGTTGCCGTTGTACGCCCTGGCGTTGTCCGGCGTGGCGCCGGCCTCGTCGGCGTCCCCCCTGTACGGCCACCCGGTCTCGGCGATGACGATGTCCACGCCCGCGTACCCCTTGCCGTCCAGCGCCGCCCGGACGGCATCCAGCTGCGCGTCGAACATGTTCATGTAGTTCAGCCCCGACCCGGCGTCCACGCGGCCCGGGTTGGGCTGGAACAGGCAGAAGGCCAGCGTCTCGTCCCGCGTGTCCGACGCGTACGCGAAATACGGGTCCAGGCTGCCGCAGGTGACGTTCTGGAACGTGTCTTGATCATGAACGGCGAGCCGTTCTGCCGCAGGAAGTCCAGCGCCGGGTCCAGGCTGCCGGCGAGGTCCATGTGGAACGCGCCGGAGGACGGCGGGTCCGACGCCGCCAGCACCGCCATCGAATGCACCGTCGAGATCTGTTCTTCGGCCAATGCAAATATAATCTCGTTCAAGATTCAAGGACCACCGTTTTAGCTAGGCAGTAACGTGCATGTGACGAACGTGCCTTGGTGGTTGAGCCTGCGGGGAGCGCGGCGAGGAGGTTCTGCATGGCTGGGAGGAGCTGCGGGCCGAGCGTGGGGTCGCCGGAGTTGAGGAGCTCGTTGACGACGGAGATGGCGGAGACGGACACCATGGTGGGGATGTTCGCCGCGGCCCACGACGCCGCGGCGGCCGGTGAGGCGGCGAGGCTCGGGACGTCGGAGTTGGGGACGCCCAGGAGGATGGAGATGTTGGAGCCCGCGAGCGCCGCGACGAGGTCCTGCTGCGGCTCGTAGAGGCGGAGCTTGCCGATGGACGTCGACGTGAGCAGGCTGGCCGTCGACGCCGCTGGCGACAGGTTGTCCGCGATCGTCCCGTAGTTGACCCCGATGAACGACTGCGACGCTGTGAACATTGAACACGTCCAAATGGCGAGTTAGAAATTTAGAATGCATATTTGGCTACTTGCATATTTGATCGTTGGGAGTATGTCTTAACATGCAAACTTTTGGAATGCAACCGAGCCGGCCGGAGCATATCTGTAATTGTATATGCTCATCGGAATTTTGTATTGTTGGGCTGCCCACATGCATGCAAATATACCTAGGCTAGGTAGCAACGGTACACGCCATTCGTTGTACAGTTTGGACACCATGATCTGTCACTCGGGGTTTAGGTGCCGGACCTTCCTCTGTCCATGCCTTGTTGATTCGCACGCATCCTTCATAATTTGATACTCCCACCACTAGATCCCATGACCAACCGGTTGGGTTGGGTGAGCGTTCGGACAGCAGTCAAAGTCACTTCGTGCCAATCTCGCTAGCCAACACAACGTGCATGTGAGGTTGCTTAGGAGCTACTCACATCATCACTTACTTTCAGCACATCAGCTTCCCCTGATACATACagcagtactaccaatgtagtacagTTAAGGTGCCGTGCTCCGTTCTGCACCACGATCGGTCGGGATCATGATTTTTATCGAGCATCGTCTTTGACAGCATACCCAAAAGTAACTCCTTTCTCTATCTGGGCGTTGGGAAATACAGTATGATCAAGACGACAGAAGAAAAATCGCATTCAAGGAGGAAGGAACTCCAATTACCCTCCCTTATAGTACTCCGTATTTCTCTACCGTTGAGGAAAGTTCATTTGATCTGATGAGTAAGAAGGCAAGGTCTCATGAGATCCGTCCTACTTTAGGTTAGCGTAGCTGCGCCATCACCATTTCCGTAATAACCTGAAGAAACTTCAGTGACTTGCCACGTGTAGTATGTAAATAGCACTACTTGTTTCGGCAAACAAAGTAACTCAATGCAGCTTACTTGACAAACAAGAACAAAGGCAGACAACAAAGAAAGCAGCTGAATGGTGCTGTAAATTCTTGCCGGCACGCTTGATTATGTAGGAATTAGTGACGCTATTCGATGTTAAGCCATACA
This window encodes:
- the LOC119291091 gene encoding DNA polymerase I-like isoform X1, translating into MACCCFRAAAVPRLLFRAAARPLQLPLAVSRKGFSGQSVLPVTDSVESFQGPSVDHAPRIPLYDDSLPSGVSTILTNPGENVAPADPSKSRIMLVDGTSVMYRSYYKILAQLQHGQLEHADGNGDWVLTIFKALSLLLDMLEFLPSHVAMVFDHDGVPYGHYTAMPSKECHMAKGMTFRHMLYPAYKSNRTSTPDTIVQGMQYLKASIKAMSIKVIEVPGVEADDAIGTLAVNSVSAGYKVRVVSPDKDFFQILSPSLRLLRISPRGSGMVSFGVEDFVKRYGALKPSQFVDVVALSGDKADNIPGVEGIGDVNAVKLITKFGSLENLLRSVDEVEDQRIKQALISQSEQALLCKSLAILRCDLPSYMVPFKTPDLVFQKPKDDGAKFINLLRALEAYAEGSSADQIIRRALHLWNKLES
- the LOC119291091 gene encoding DNA polymerase I-like isoform X2 translates to MACCCFRAAAVPRLLFRAAARPLQLPLAVSRKGFSGQSVLPVTDSVESFQGPSVDHAPRIPLYDDSLPSGVSTILTNPGENVAPADPSKSRIMLVDGTSVMYRSYYKILAQLQHGQLEHADGNGDWVLTIFKALSLLLDMLEFLPSHVAMVFDHDGMTFRHMLYPAYKSNRTSTPDTIVQGMQYLKASIKAMSIKVIEVPGVEADDAIGTLAVNSVSAGYKVRVVSPDKDFFQILSPSLRLLRISPRGSGMVSFGVEDFVKRYGALKPSQFVDVVALSGDKADNIPGVEGIGDVNAVKLITKFGSLENLLRSVDEVEDQRIKQALISQSEQALLCKSLAILRCDLPSYMVPFKTPDLVFQKPKDDGAKFINLLRALEAYAEGSSADQIIRRALHLWNKLES
- the LOC119291092 gene encoding glucan endo-1,3-beta-glucosidase 7-like, translated to MEGRRWQMDAAAMIFGLLHGAFLFQLATSQSFIGVNYGTIADNLSPAASTASLLTSTSIGKLRLYEPQQDLVAALAGSNISILLGVPNSDVPSLAASPAAAASWAAANIPTMVSVSAISVVNELLNSGDPTLGPQLLPAMQNLLAALPAGSTTKISTVHSMAVLAASDPPSSGAFHMDLAGSLDPALDFLRQNGSPFMINPYFAYASDTRDETLAFCLFQPNPGRVDAGSGLNYMNMFDAQLDAVRAALDGKGYAGVDIVIAETGWPYRGDADEAGATPDNARAYNGNLVAHLRSQVGTPRTPGRSVDTYLFALYDEDLKPGPVSERSFGLYQADLTANYDIGLAKGSASPSTSGQIGVTATPAQAAPQAGRGATPAGYCVTTSTVPGNTQQVQQQSSSCYVPGTAASPKGDAGVLLLVLFGALLGLAMVAESR